One Triplophysa dalaica isolate WHDGS20190420 chromosome 1, ASM1584641v1, whole genome shotgun sequence DNA segment encodes these proteins:
- the dctn6 gene encoding dynactin subunit 6: MNMADPSTKQSAQKSVKIAAGAVVCVESEIRGDVTIGPRTVVHPKARIIAEAGPIVIGEGNLIEEQALIINSYPENILPDSDCVEPKVMTVGINNVFEVGCVSQALKIGDNNVIESKAEVGRNVMLTSGCIVGACCQVNTCEVIPENTVIYGSECLRRVQTERPQPQTLQLDFLMKILPNYHHLKKTVKGNSTPARS, translated from the exons ATGAACATGGCGGATCCGAGTACAAAGCAAAGCGCCCAAAAAAG TGTGAAGATCGCAGCGGGCgctgtggtgtgtgtggagAGTGAGATCAGAGGAGATGTCACCATCG GACCAAGAACTGTTGTTCACCCGAAAGCTCGGATCATTGCGGAGGCTGGACCCATCGTGATCGGGGAGGGAAACCTAATCGAAGAGCAAGCTTTGATCATTAACAG CTATCCTGAGAACATTCTGCCCGACAGTGACTGTGTGGAACCCAAAGTCATGACCGTTGGCATCAACAACGTCTTTGAAGTTGGCTGtg tatCTCAGGCTTTGAAAATTGGGGATAACAATGTTATCGAATCAAAAG CTGAAGTGGGCAGGAACGTGATGCTGACCAGCGGCTGTATCGTGGGTGCATGCTGTCAGGTGAACACATGTGAAGTGATTCCAGAGAACACAGTGATCTATGGCTCCGAGTGTCTGAGACGCGTGCAGACTGAAAGGCCGCAG CCTCAGACGCTGCAGCTGGATTTCCTCATGAAGATTTTACCCAATTATCACCATCTTAAGAAAACTGTGAAGGGAAATTCCACTCCTGCCAGAAGTTGA
- the cldnd1a gene encoding claudin domain-containing protein 1a → MMVDNRHATALVIAGVLSALASVYLSVSVGSPHWYRYTSPPVRAESNATELRALQDEFLDRDFDEKTASDAMFRMNGTTGLWWRCVQTPTDAHWYKEADPKMLLECVSFTPSQQFTPKYKEPGNHNSGEDTIRTYLWRCQFLLPLVSLGLVVLGGLLGFCACLCGSLTPVLFIGLLHLLAGLCSLATVCCFLAGMDLLHRVSVFPDHVDATLGWSLYLALIASPLQMMSAALLVWAARSHGQTYYRMTAYRVA, encoded by the exons ATGATGGTGGATAACCGACACGCCACGGCTCTGGTCATCGCCGGTGTTTTAAGCGCCCTGGCTTCCGTGTATCTCTCGGTATCGGTGGGTTCGCCGCACTGGTACCGGTACACGAGCCCTCCGGTGCGCGCGGAGTCCAACGCCACGGAGCTGCGCGCGCTGCAGGACGAGTTTCTGGACAGAGATTTTGATGAGAAAACCGCGAGCGACGCGATGTTCCGCATGAACGGGACGACCGGGCTGTGGTGGAGATGCGTGCAGACGCCCACTGATGCGCACTGGTACAAAGAAGCAG ATCCAAAGATGCTTCTTGAGTGTGTGAGTTTTACTCCCTCGCAGCAATTCACACCAAAATACAAAGAACCAGGAAATCACAACAGCGGAGAAGACACAATACGAACCT ATCTGTGGCGGTGTCAATTTCTCCTGCCGCTGGTGTCTCTGGGTTTAGTGGTTCTGGGCGGTCTGTTGGGTttttgtgcgtgtttgtgtggcAGTCTCACTCCAGTGCTCTTCATCGGGTTGTTGCATCTGCTGGCAG gCTTGTGTTCTCTGGCGACCGTGTGCTGTTTCTTGGCCGGAATGGATCTGCTGCACCGTGTGTCTGTGTTTCCAGATCATGTGGATGCCACGCTGGGCTGGTCGCTGTATCTGGCGCTCATCGCATCTCCTCTTCAGATGATGTCCGCAGCGCTGCTGGTGTGGGCCGCTCGCAGCCACGGTCAGACCTACTATCGCATGACTGCGTACAGAGTCGCTTAA